In a single window of the Flavobacteriales bacterium genome:
- a CDS encoding SDR family oxidoreductase — protein MNIDLRGKKAMVCGSTDGIGKASALELASMGASVILVARNEEKLIKTRDELSTSAGQEHHYIVADFDFPPELKIRVEDFIAENGPVNILVNNTGGPAGGPILDAKKEDFLHAFNAHLICNHILVQCVAEGMKETGYGRIINIISTSVKVPLHGLGVSNTIRAAVANWSKTLANELGRYGITVNNVLPGATMTNRLDSIAKKRSEKSGKSPEEVLAEMAAEVPMLRVAQPHEVAAAVAFLASPAASYINGINIPVDGGRTGSL, from the coding sequence ATGAACATTGATTTACGTGGAAAAAAAGCCATGGTTTGCGGAAGCACCGATGGTATAGGCAAAGCCTCAGCGCTTGAATTGGCTTCGATGGGCGCATCGGTAATACTGGTGGCCCGTAATGAAGAAAAGCTGATTAAAACGAGAGATGAACTAAGCACATCGGCAGGTCAGGAACATCATTATATTGTTGCGGATTTTGATTTTCCTCCGGAATTAAAAATCAGAGTGGAAGATTTCATTGCTGAAAACGGACCGGTAAATATTTTGGTGAATAATACGGGCGGTCCTGCCGGAGGTCCTATTCTTGATGCCAAAAAGGAAGATTTTCTGCATGCCTTTAATGCACATTTAATTTGCAATCACATTTTGGTGCAATGTGTGGCTGAGGGAATGAAGGAAACCGGATACGGACGTATCATTAATATCATTTCCACTTCTGTTAAAGTTCCTCTTCACGGGTTAGGCGTATCGAACACCATTCGTGCTGCGGTGGCGAATTGGAGTAAGACGCTTGCGAATGAATTGGGTCGGTATGGAATTACGGTGAACAATGTTTTACCGGGAGCAACCATGACCAATCGTTTGGATAGCATCGCTAAGAAGCGCTCTGAGAAAAGTGGTAAAAGTCCCGAAGAAGTTTTAGCTGAAATGGCTGCAGAGGTTCCTATGTTACGTGTAGCACAGCCGCATGAAGTGGCCGCTGCCGTTGCTTTTTTAGCCTCTCCTGCTGCATCTTATATTAATGGAATTAATATTCCGGTAGACGGAGGCAGAACAGGCTCTTTATAA
- a CDS encoding energy transducer TonB, with product MNRKSNTIPKGMFSIGMLIALSLTLVAFEWTSTSPKHGDIITAGHRIDIVDEPIPVDLPEPPKPKHQPQEQKNESSKSSNVTEIATEITSTEKEVEESVAKITDGENEITLVFSDTTDNIIDDVDPVNPDELDTKPYFPHCNQTSFAERFECSKKEINSIIVRNIRIPKDVKESRRNQEASIVFVVDRNGNIGEVTAINKRNLSPSVMAECERLIRMIPTMVPASKMGRPVPTYFRIPISFIVD from the coding sequence ATGAACAGGAAATCCAATACTATTCCAAAGGGGATGTTCAGCATCGGAATGCTGATTGCATTATCGCTCACTCTTGTGGCATTTGAATGGACAAGTACTTCACCAAAACATGGTGATATCATCACTGCTGGTCATAGGATTGATATTGTCGACGAACCTATTCCTGTAGATCTACCGGAGCCACCAAAACCCAAGCATCAACCTCAGGAGCAAAAAAACGAAAGCAGTAAATCATCTAACGTTACCGAAATAGCAACGGAAATTACCAGCACTGAAAAAGAAGTGGAGGAATCGGTTGCAAAAATTACTGACGGAGAAAATGAAATCACTTTGGTATTTTCTGATACCACCGATAACATCATTGATGATGTAGATCCTGTGAATCCGGATGAGTTGGATACCAAACCTTATTTCCCGCATTGTAATCAAACCTCTTTTGCAGAACGATTTGAATGTTCTAAAAAGGAAATTAATTCCATTATCGTACGTAATATCCGAATTCCAAAAGATGTAAAAGAATCGCGTCGTAATCAGGAGGCATCGATTGTTTTTGTGGTGGACCGCAATGGAAATATTGGAGAAGTAACCGCCATCAACAAACGTAATCTGTCACCTTCCGTGATGGCAGAATGCGAGCGATTGATTCGCATGATTCCTACCATGGTTCCTGCTTCTAAAATGGGCAGACCTGTTCCTACTTATTTCCGAATTCCTATTTCATTTATAGTTGACTAA